In Planctomycetota bacterium, a single window of DNA contains:
- a CDS encoding DUF167 domain-containing protein, protein MFVTDEPATPAAPQAPSAKGRRGSHSPPPGDSVGAPACLVRVKAVPGARRDEIVGPLGDRLKIRVAAPPEDGRANAAICALLASALDIASRRVGVVSGHASPLKTLRVEGLDAAAVRGAIADA, encoded by the coding sequence GTGTTCGTCACGGATGAACCCGCAACCCCCGCCGCGCCGCAGGCCCCCTCGGCAAAGGGGCGCCGCGGTTCGCACTCCCCGCCGCCGGGTGATTCGGTCGGCGCGCCCGCGTGCCTGGTGCGCGTGAAGGCCGTGCCCGGGGCGCGGCGTGATGAGATTGTCGGCCCGCTGGGCGATCGTCTGAAGATCCGCGTCGCGGCCCCGCCCGAGGACGGGCGTGCGAACGCCGCCATCTGCGCGCTGCTCGCGTCCGCGCTGGACATCGCCTCCCGGCGTGTGGGCGTTGTCTCGGGGCACGCCTCGCCCCTCAAGACGCTGCGCGTCGAGGGGCTCGACGCCGCCGCCGTGCGGGGTGCGATCGCCGACGCGTGA
- a CDS encoding M20/M25/M40 family metallo-hydrolase, with protein sequence MTTPEDRALHRRWLHDLTPIPTAAGREFRVIAWIEEWAATRPEVRLERDGAGNLTLRLAHAPTDAGPPLYFTAHMDHPGFVVERIVAPGVVQMSFRGGVMDAYFRGARVEVYDTADRRHAGVVSGPADAPGPFKQWLCEVEGRWDLKVGDVGIWALPAPEERDGLFHALACDDLAALAGALGAFDVLRREGPVRDVRLLLTRAEEIGFVGAIAACRLGTIPAGSTVIALENSRSFAESPIGGGPIVRVGDRLSIFTPRLTDAVARRAEEIAQGTLTRSNVVSSADRTWRWQRKLMAGGACEASVFCDAGFDATCVCLPLGNYHNMGDLAAVEARTNDRPPTIEREFIATADFEGMVDLLIECGRGLPTEGSHAARFARLYDERRFVLEDRVGEAPRSGGASAASAR encoded by the coding sequence ATGACGACGCCCGAGGACCGTGCTCTTCACCGCCGCTGGCTGCACGATCTGACGCCGATCCCGACGGCGGCGGGGCGTGAGTTCCGGGTGATCGCGTGGATCGAGGAATGGGCCGCCACGCGACCGGAGGTGCGGCTGGAGCGCGACGGCGCGGGGAACCTGACGCTGCGTCTGGCGCACGCGCCGACGGACGCGGGCCCGCCGCTGTACTTCACGGCCCACATGGACCACCCCGGCTTCGTGGTGGAGCGCATCGTCGCGCCTGGGGTCGTGCAGATGTCGTTCCGCGGGGGCGTGATGGACGCGTACTTCCGCGGCGCGCGGGTCGAGGTGTACGACACCGCCGACCGGCGGCACGCGGGCGTGGTCTCGGGCCCCGCCGATGCGCCGGGCCCGTTCAAGCAGTGGCTGTGCGAGGTCGAGGGGCGGTGGGACCTCAAGGTGGGCGACGTGGGCATCTGGGCGCTGCCCGCGCCCGAGGAGCGCGACGGGCTGTTCCACGCGCTCGCGTGCGACGACCTGGCGGCGCTCGCGGGCGCGCTGGGCGCGTTCGACGTGCTGCGGCGCGAGGGGCCGGTGCGCGACGTGCGCCTGCTGCTGACGCGGGCGGAGGAGATCGGGTTCGTGGGGGCAATCGCGGCGTGCCGCCTGGGCACGATCCCCGCGGGCTCGACGGTCATCGCGCTCGAGAACAGCCGCAGTTTCGCGGAATCGCCGATCGGGGGCGGGCCGATCGTGCGGGTGGGGGATCGGCTGTCGATCTTCACGCCCCGCCTGACGGACGCGGTGGCGCGCCGGGCCGAGGAGATCGCGCAGGGCACGCTGACGCGTTCGAACGTGGTGTCGTCGGCGGACCGAACGTGGCGCTGGCAGCGCAAGCTGATGGCGGGGGGCGCGTGCGAGGCGTCGGTGTTCTGCGACGCGGGGTTCGACGCGACGTGCGTGTGCCTGCCGCTGGGCAACTATCACAACATGGGCGACCTGGCGGCGGTGGAGGCGCGCACGAACGACCGCCCCCCCACCATCGAGCGCGAGTTCATCGCGACCGCCGACTTCGAGGGCATGGTGGACCTGCTGATCGAGTGCGGGCGGGGCCTGCCGACGGAGGGTTCGCACGCCGCCCGCTTCGCGCGCCTGTACGACGAACGCCGCTTCGTGCTGGAAGATCGCGTGGGCGAGGCGCCGCGGTCCGGCGGGGCGTCGGCGGCTAGCGCCCGGTGA
- the arfB gene encoding alternative ribosome rescue aminoacyl-tRNA hydrolase ArfB yields MSDTPGNTVRMAPGVEIPADAITFSFVSSSGPGGQNVNKRATKAVLRVRVADIPIPPDAGERLRRLGSMYLTGDDELVIAADDLRSQGRNRDDAIDRLRELVRAALVRPKVRRATKPTRGSRERRITEKKQRGETKRRRQDRAD; encoded by the coding sequence ATGTCCGACACGCCGGGAAACACGGTCCGCATGGCGCCGGGGGTAGAGATCCCCGCCGACGCGATCACGTTCTCGTTCGTGTCGAGCTCGGGCCCGGGCGGGCAGAACGTGAACAAGCGGGCGACCAAGGCGGTGCTGCGCGTGCGCGTCGCGGACATCCCGATCCCCCCGGACGCGGGGGAGCGGCTGCGTCGGCTGGGGTCGATGTACCTGACCGGCGACGACGAACTGGTGATCGCCGCCGACGACCTGCGCTCGCAGGGGCGCAACCGCGACGACGCGATCGACCGGCTGCGGGAACTGGTGCGGGCGGCGCTGGTGCGCCCGAAGGTGCGGCGTGCGACCAAGCCGACCCGCGGCAGCCGCGAACGCCGCATCACCGAGAAGAAACAGCGGGGCGAGACGAAGCGCCGGCGCCAGGACCGCGCGGACTAG